A genomic region of Anopheles coustani chromosome 3, idAnoCousDA_361_x.2, whole genome shotgun sequence contains the following coding sequences:
- the LOC131260399 gene encoding ADP-ribosylation factor 1, producing MGNVFANLFKGLFGKKEMRILMVGLDAAGKTTILYKLKLGEIVTTIPTIGFNVETVEYKNISFTVWDVGGQDKIRPLWRHYFQNTQGLIFVVDSNDRERIGEAREELMRMLAEDELRDAVLLIFANKQDLPNAMNAAEITDKLGLHSLRNRNWYIQATCATSGDGLYEGLDWLSNQLKNANR from the exons ATGAGAATTCTGATGGTCGGATTGGATGCTGCCGGTAAAACTACGATCctgtataaattaaaattaggtGAAATTGTTACAACGATTCCTACAATTG GTTTCAACGTGGAGACTGTAGAGTATAAAAACATTAGTTTTACTGTGTGGGACGTTGGCGGTCAGGATAAGATTCGACCCCTGTGGAGGCATTACTTCCAGAACACACAA GGACTTATCTTCGTTGTCGATAGTAACGACAGAGAGCGTATCGGTGAGGCGCGGGAAGAACTGATGCGAATGTTGGCCGAGGATGAGCTCAGAGATGCTGTTCTACTGatatttgcaaacaaacag GATCTACCAAACGCGATGAATGCCGCAGAAATCACCGACAAGCTAGGTCTACATTCGCTTCGAAACCGCAACTGGTATATTCAGGCGACCTGTGCAACCAGCGGCGACGGCCTGTACGAAGGGCTCGATTGGCTGTCCAACCAGCTGAAAAATGCTAACCGCTAA